The region CGCGGCTTCGTGGTCTTCTTCTTGGCTGGCGTTTTCTTGGCGCTCAAATCCGAACCTGTCCTTCACCCAACACGATCCACTTTTCTGCGGTGAGACTCTCGAGGCCCATCGGTCCGTAGGCGTGGAGCTTGGAGGTCGAGATGCCCATTTCGGCACCGAGTCCGAGCTCTCCCCCGTCGTTGAAGCGGGTCGAAGCGTTCACGAGCACGCAGCTCGCGTCCACCTCGGCCAGCCAGCGATCAGCGTGATCCAGCTGGTTGGTGCAGATGGCTTCACTGTGATTGGAGCCAAAGAGCTCGACGTGTGCCAGGGCGGAGTCGAGATCGTCGACCACCCGCACCGCGATGATCTTCGCCAAGAACTCCGTCCCCCAGTCGGCGTCCGTCGCGAGCGTGACGCCCGGCGCGATGGCCCGGGTGCGCTCGCAACCGCGCACCTCGACAGCGTGGGCAACGAGCGCCTCGACCGCGCGGGGCAGCAGGCGTTGGGCCACGTCCGTGTGCACCAGCAGGCACTCCAGGGCATTGCACACCCCGGGACGTTGGGCCTTGCCGTTGACCGCCAACGCAATCGCCATATCGAGATCCGCGCTCGCATCCACGAACAGATGACACACACCCTTGTAGTGTTTGATCACCGGCACCCGCGCCACGTCCGCGACGAAACGGATCAACCCCTCG is a window of Myxococcales bacterium DNA encoding:
- a CDS encoding glutamate-5-semialdehyde dehydrogenase — protein: MDVGEIARSAKAASRILARQSRGRKDAALRRMVELLASERPAIEAANEDDVRRAKASGLASALVDRLVLSSGRIDALAAAVAEVAALPDPIGQRSEMRSTGSGLRVARQRLPLGLIAIIYESRPNVTVEAAALTLKSGNAVILRGGKEAASTNAVLVELMRRALTDADLPIDSVCFLPPGDREEIRDLLSLRDVIDLAIPRGGEGLIRFVADVARVPVIKHYKGVCHLFVDASADLDMAIALAVNGKAQRPGVCNALECLLVHTDVAQRLLPRAVEALVAHAVEVRGCERTRAIAPGVTLATDADWGTEFLAKIIAVRVVDDLDSALAHVELFGSNHSEAICTNQLDHADRWLAEVDASCVLVNASTRFNDGGELGLGAEMGISTSKLHAYGPMGLESLTAEKWIVLGEGQVRI